The Cotesia glomerata isolate CgM1 linkage group LG9, MPM_Cglom_v2.3, whole genome shotgun sequence region AGTTTTTAGGAGTACGGAGTACTTCCATAAGTTGAGCTTCTTTAGATCCAACAGCTGGTTCGTGCATGTACTCCCACCTTGCAGTTAACGGCAACGACATCAAAATACTTTCATACCTGGCACCCGGAGTATAAAGTCCAAATTTGGTTCCACgatcataaattaaattaaattcaacgTAACGTCCTCTTCTCAGCAGTTGCCATTGACGTTCAGCATATCCATACCCATCATCTTTGTGCTTAGCAACCAAGGGAACATAAGAGGGTATAACAGACTCAGCACAAGAGCTCACAAATTTAAATGCCGCGTCTTGATTAGGCGTgtctatatcatcaaaaaatatACCACCAACTCCTCGACACTCGCCGCggtgtttaataaaaaaatattcatcgcaccattttttaaatcttgcGTAGTAAGATGGATCGTGCTGGTCGCAGGCTTTTTTAAGAGTCTCATGAAAGTGACGAGCATCatcttcatttaaataatacggAGTTAGATCAGTTCCGCCTCCGAACCACCATTGTACAGTACCGTCGTTATTAACAACTTCAAAATAACGATAATTAAAATGTATCGTGGGTATCATGGGATTACGTGGATGAATGACAGCACTAACACCTGCTGCGAAGAATGGCAAGCTGCCTTCGTCCATTCGTTTACCACGTGCTCGCATTTGTTGGATAGCACCTGGTGGTAACATACCAGATACTACGGAAATATTAACTCCGgctttttcaaaaactttacCTTCTTGCATCACACAGGTAATACCCCCACCACCCTCTGTGCGCAACCACCTGTCAACTTTGAAGCGTTCTTCATCTTCAAATGACTCTAAGGATTTACAAAAGTCAGCTTGTATTTTTAGGATGAGAATTTCCATTTTACTTTTCATACTgcttccatttttttttaattcttccaCTGGGGTTATTGGACTTGCCATAAATTTAGATACGTCCAGTTGTGGTTGAGCTGCATACACTTCATTTTTTGAACTACTGTATGTCACAATACCTGTTGATGAAAATAacactaaaattagccgacgttattaatttttttattttttttttatgacactTAAATTAGCAGCAAcgatttttgactttttttttattaattaaattagaactaaaaataattttttaaaaattgcacatatagttttttgaagtttctacatgtgaaattttttttttaacaggcgagaccatctttttctcgctttgctctcacggagctCAACGcaactatctctgtcgcactccaacagcagagcaattgcagtttcagatgtcagctaacttaattttcatttctttatGACACTTAAATTAGCagacgttcaataatttttgactttattttattaattaaattaaaactaaaaataatttttaaaaaattgcacatatagttttttaaattttctacatgtgaaattttctcttttaatttttttttaaataatttttcaataaaataaattacaaaaaattttcagatggctaatttaattttcatttttttatgacactTAAATTAGCagacgttcaataattttagacttttttttttattaattaaattaaaactaaaaataatttttaaaaaattgcacatatagttttttaaattttctacacgTGAAATTTtctctttcaatttttttttaaataatttttcaataaaataaattacagaaATTTTTCGATGTTAGCTAactgaattttcatttttttttattaatatttaaattagaataaaaaaatatttttaaaaaattgcacttatagtttttcaagttttttacaaatgaacatttttttttaattttttcaataaaaaaaaattctaaaaatttttagatgtcggctaacttaattttcatttaatgatactgaagttagctgacagctgtcaattttttaagttcttataatgtattaattacaataataaaaatgcttttaaaatttttcattaataatttttcttaattttcacatgtggaatttttttcataataatttaattgctatcaaattataaaaacatttttaatgtcAGTCAACTTCAGCATcatgacatttaaaaatttttagactgttttttttattttaaaactatttcaaaaaagtaaaaaaaaaattcatttttaaaaaacttgaaaaattttaagtgcaattttaaaaaaatgttttttatttctaattcaatagatgaaaaaaaatttttttaattaaaagtcgGCTAGCTTTAGTATTATTACCTGTTGCTATGACTCCAACTCCCAAATATGCCAATTTCGACGCTGTTTTTGATTTACCACAGCTAGTTATTACactatttattacttttaaattacttaaaaatattcttgacaTTTTGCGTGAGTTAATAAGTAtgtttagaaaataaataactgtTTATTTGGATAAGTAAGGTTATGAACAGctgtaagaaaaaaacaacTCACTAACGTCAGCGCCACCAAGtactttaaattcaattaatttttttattaatttaaattagttaCTAAGAAAAACAAACCCGATAAACtcataataatatcaaaataaatgaCGTAAGTAATTgcgaattttaaaaacaatatttctaaaatagaAATACACCGGTCGCTTACATAAACATCtccatttaattatataatcttgtaatatatttttccttaatgacattacatattttttataataatagttatgaaaaaaaaaaaaaataataatcaagcAACGTGCTAGGTCGCTtaaaagtttgtaaaatttatcccttcattttacataaaaatcttAGATGCAACATTTTAAGTTCATCACCGCTGAATTTAACAACACCTTCTTGGTTGTCGATGGACAATAAAGTTCCAACACTTTCACGATCTTCTcctaaaattacttttactcGGTCACCGTGGCTCGGCAAAACTGGTTCCAATTGATCACAAATTAAGTTGACAACGCGATCTTCAGCGGGTAGAAATACAGAACACATTCCtccctgtaaaaaaaaaataataaataagaattgagttaataataattatgtaaaaaaaaagtttggaaaatccaaaagtgcacgcctcataatctcattttccataataaaattgattgaaataaaatacaaatatttttaaatctttgcGCCATTGTCCACCCAGAAAAGAAAAGGTACTGAGCATGTATTACAAACGAACcttatttacatagatatagatatagatatacaaacgattagtggatttttagtttagtgctaattataaataaactacattgaattagaCCGTGATCTTCAAAAAGGCTTTGTTTTAAATCATACtgaagcgtataaaaaataaatggacttaatcagttaattttttcggcAGTTATCGTGACTAAGCCgattttcatacatacatttaaCAGCCCGACGtccacggaataatttttttaaacattttttttatttattagagaaaattttagttcaagaaatcgtttgatttttgtaaggcgatcagcttcgcttatgaggcgtgcaaaatttataattttatgaaaagttataattttatcatatttctaacataaacaattatttaaatagaagaTCAAAGTAGTAATTGTAATGATAACGATAAACATACCGATATTCCTCTGATAACTCCTTGTTGTCCAGCCAAAGCTGGATCACTATGAGCGTCTTTAACTCGAACTTCAATGTCAACTGTATGCCACTCAGAATTACTGAGCATAGCTGATCCAACACCAGTATCTAACCCAGACCCAGGTGTCTGTGGATTGTATGGACTGCCAGCAACACCTATAAAATCGTAATCACTTAAATTTATATCactgtttaaaatattagatGAAGATTTTACAGAACTTATTGTTTTTCTCctaatgtataatatatatggggtattccatgccaaatcgaccacttttaaACCCGACCCTTTTAAATTGAGCTGAAACTTTTCtattcttttctaccctttgaaagacatttttgagaatttttttatccaacccaaaaaagttatgaattaaaaaaaaaaatggcttttttattttaaaatagccataactttttgaGACATTGACCTTtaggtactttttttttttttttaaatttttgtttttgaattaacttttcgaaaaaatacacaaaaaaaattaaatataatcaattttataaaataatcggttttttttagcaa contains the following coding sequences:
- the LOC123271190 gene encoding oxygen-dependent coproporphyrinogen-III oxidase, translated to MSRIFLSNLKVINSVITSCGKSKTASKLAYLGVGVIATGIVTYSSSKNEVYAAQPQLDVSKFMASPITPVEELKKNGSSMKSKMEILILKIQADFCKSLESFEDEERFKVDRWLRTEGGGGITCVMQEGKVFEKAGVNISVVSGMLPPGAIQQMRARGKRMDEGSLPFFAAGVSAVIHPRNPMIPTIHFNYRYFEVVNNDGTVQWWFGGGTDLTPYYLNEDDARHFHETLKKACDQHDPSYYARFKKWCDEYFFIKHRGECRGVGGIFFDDIDTPNQDAAFKFVSSCAESVIPSYVPLVAKHKDDGYGYAERQWQLLRRGRYVEFNLIYDRGTKFGLYTPGARYESILMSLPLTARWEYMHEPAVGSKEAQLMEVLRTPKNWLNIKE